A window of the Streptomyces sp. NBC_00250 genome harbors these coding sequences:
- the rocD gene encoding ornithine--oxo-acid transaminase, translating into MSSTQDAIASAEAHSAHNYHPLPVVVASADGAWMTDVEGRRYLDMLAGYSALNFGHGNRRLIDAAKAQLERVTLTSRAFHHDRFAEFCTRLAELCGKEAVLPMNTGAEAVETAVKTARKWGYEVKGVPDGHAKIVVAANNFHGRTTTIVGFSTDHEARDHFGPYTPGFEIVPYGDLTAMEAAVTENTVAVLLEPIQGEAGVLVPPAGYLAGVRELTRRRNVLFMADEIQSGLGRTGRTFACEHEGVVPDVYILGKALGGGVVPVSAVVADRDVLGVFRPGEHGSTFGGNPLACAVALEVIAMLRTGEYQERAAELGEHLHAELGLLVGGGAVEAVRGRGLWAGVDIAPSHGTGREISEKLMERGVLVKDTHGSTIRIAPPLVISKEDLDWGLEQLRGVLSEE; encoded by the coding sequence GTGTCGAGCACACAAGACGCGATCGCTTCGGCGGAGGCGCACAGCGCACACAACTACCACCCCCTGCCGGTCGTCGTCGCTTCGGCGGACGGCGCCTGGATGACCGATGTCGAGGGGCGCCGCTATCTCGACATGCTCGCCGGATACTCGGCGCTCAACTTCGGGCACGGCAACCGGCGTCTGATCGACGCGGCGAAGGCCCAGCTGGAGCGGGTGACGCTGACCTCACGCGCCTTCCACCACGACCGGTTCGCCGAGTTCTGCACCCGGCTCGCCGAGCTGTGCGGGAAGGAGGCGGTGCTGCCGATGAACACCGGGGCGGAGGCGGTCGAGACGGCCGTGAAGACCGCCCGGAAGTGGGGGTACGAGGTGAAGGGCGTGCCGGACGGGCACGCGAAGATCGTGGTCGCGGCGAACAACTTCCACGGCAGGACGACGACGATCGTCGGCTTCTCCACGGACCACGAGGCGCGGGACCACTTCGGTCCGTACACGCCGGGGTTCGAGATCGTGCCGTACGGGGACCTGACGGCGATGGAGGCGGCGGTCACCGAGAACACGGTGGCGGTGCTGCTCGAACCGATCCAGGGCGAGGCGGGGGTGCTGGTCCCGCCGGCGGGCTATCTGGCGGGGGTGCGGGAGCTGACCCGCCGGCGGAACGTGCTGTTCATGGCGGACGAGATCCAGTCGGGTCTGGGCCGGACGGGCCGGACGTTCGCGTGCGAGCACGAGGGCGTGGTGCCCGATGTGTACATCCTGGGGAAGGCGCTGGGCGGCGGGGTGGTGCCGGTGTCGGCGGTGGTCGCCGACCGGGATGTCCTCGGGGTGTTCCGGCCGGGTGAGCACGGGTCGACGTTCGGCGGGAACCCGCTGGCCTGCGCGGTGGCCCTGGAGGTGATCGCGATGCTGCGGACGGGTGAGTACCAGGAGCGGGCGGCGGAGCTGGGCGAGCACCTGCACGCGGAGCTGGGGCTGCTCGTGGGCGGCGGGGCGGTGGAGGCGGTGCGCGGGCGCGGGCTGTGGGCCGGGGTGGACATCGCGCCGTCGCACGGCACGGGCCGGGAGATCTCGGAGAAGCTGATGGAGCGGGGTGTCCTGGTGAAGGACACGCACGGTTCGACGATCCGGATCGCACCGCCGCTGGTGATCTCGAAGGAGGATCTGGACTGGGGTCTGGAGCAGCTGAGGGGCGTGCTGTCGGAGGAGTGA
- a CDS encoding polysaccharide deacetylase family protein, whose protein sequence is MPRLRLRHALRAALAALVPFALLGAVTGPAHAAPGAAWPEPVPVVSHVETTDPVVFITIDDGWFHDPAAAKLLLDRRVPASLFLLPGAYSYDSGYFHTLLNQGRSRVENHTVNHPDLTTLDAAGRRAEVCGARDQHLAQFGDGPRLLRPPYGAFDENTRTAARACGAKALVTWTYDLTTWGQWTPPTPTLKAGDIILLHFNETLEQDLKRALDAAEAAGLNPAPLREYVPE, encoded by the coding sequence ATGCCGAGACTCCGTCTGCGTCACGCCCTGCGTGCCGCGCTCGCCGCCCTCGTCCCCTTCGCGCTCCTCGGCGCGGTCACGGGACCCGCGCACGCCGCCCCGGGGGCGGCCTGGCCCGAGCCCGTCCCGGTGGTCTCGCACGTCGAGACCACCGACCCGGTCGTCTTCATCACCATCGACGACGGCTGGTTCCACGACCCGGCCGCGGCGAAGCTGCTGCTCGACCGCCGGGTGCCCGCCTCCCTCTTCCTGCTGCCCGGCGCCTACTCGTACGACTCCGGCTACTTCCACACCCTGCTGAACCAGGGCCGTTCCCGCGTGGAGAACCACACCGTCAACCACCCGGACCTGACCACCCTCGACGCCGCGGGCCGGAGGGCGGAGGTCTGCGGGGCGCGCGACCAGCACCTCGCGCAGTTCGGCGACGGGCCGCGGCTGCTGCGCCCGCCGTACGGCGCGTTCGACGAGAACACCCGGACCGCGGCCCGCGCCTGCGGCGCGAAGGCCCTGGTGACATGGACGTACGACCTCACCACCTGGGGCCAGTGGACCCCGCCGACGCCGACGCTCAAGGCCGGCGACATCATCCTGCTGCACTTCAACGAGACCCTGGAGCAGGACCTGAAGCGGGCCCTCGACGCGGCCGAGGCCGCCGGTCTGAACCCCGCGCCGCTCAGGGAGTACGTCCCCGAGTAG
- a CDS encoding glutathionylspermidine synthase family protein: MRRHTIEPRPGWQETVEEQGLVYPLTRYPDGSLRPYWDESAYYSFTLPEVEALEEVVEELHAMCLAAAAHIVERDRFAELGFTDPKLVSLVAESWRRRAELPSLYGRFDLRYDGTGPAKMLEYNADTPTSLVEAASPQWFWMEERFPGADQWNSLHERLVDAWKKQAHLLPPGPLHFAHSDGDELGEDLMTVAYLRETAQQAGLDTEALSVERIGWDRLSRRFVDDRLRFIRSCFKLYPWEWLTTDRFGRHVLDTLDNGGGTGTTCWIEPAWKMLLSNKALLAILWELYPGHPNLLPAYLDGPRELATTNGWVAKPLLGREGAGVTLHEAGTEPFVRDGEPCCYQELAPLPDFDGNRVVLGAWVVEDEAAGLGIRESSGLVTDEYARFLPHVIL; the protein is encoded by the coding sequence ATGCGACGGCACACGATCGAGCCCCGGCCCGGCTGGCAGGAGACGGTGGAGGAGCAGGGGCTCGTCTACCCGCTGACCCGCTACCCGGACGGTTCGCTGCGCCCGTACTGGGACGAGAGCGCCTACTACTCCTTCACCCTGCCCGAGGTCGAGGCCCTGGAGGAGGTCGTCGAGGAGCTGCACGCGATGTGCCTGGCGGCGGCCGCCCACATCGTCGAGCGGGACCGGTTCGCCGAGCTCGGGTTCACCGATCCGAAGCTCGTGTCCCTGGTCGCCGAGTCCTGGCGTCGGCGCGCGGAACTTCCGTCCCTCTACGGGCGGTTCGACCTGCGCTACGACGGCACCGGCCCGGCCAAGATGCTGGAGTACAACGCCGACACCCCGACCTCGCTCGTGGAGGCCGCGAGCCCGCAGTGGTTCTGGATGGAAGAGCGGTTCCCCGGCGCCGACCAGTGGAACTCCCTCCACGAACGGCTCGTCGACGCGTGGAAGAAGCAGGCCCACCTGTTGCCCCCCGGCCCGCTCCACTTCGCGCACTCGGACGGCGACGAACTCGGCGAGGACCTGATGACGGTCGCGTATCTGCGCGAGACCGCCCAGCAGGCCGGGCTCGACACCGAGGCGCTCTCCGTCGAACGGATCGGCTGGGACCGGCTCTCGCGCCGCTTCGTCGACGACCGGCTCCGGTTCATCCGCAGCTGCTTCAAGCTCTACCCGTGGGAGTGGCTGACCACCGACCGCTTCGGCCGGCACGTCCTGGACACCCTCGACAACGGCGGCGGCACCGGGACGACCTGCTGGATCGAGCCCGCCTGGAAGATGCTGCTCTCCAACAAGGCGCTCCTGGCGATCCTGTGGGAGCTGTACCCGGGCCACCCCAATCTGCTGCCCGCCTACCTCGACGGGCCGCGCGAACTCGCCACGACCAACGGCTGGGTCGCCAAGCCGCTGCTCGGCCGCGAGGGCGCGGGCGTCACCCTGCACGAGGCCGGCACGGAGCCGTTCGTACGGGACGGGGAGCCCTGCTGCTACCAGGAGCTGGCCCCGCTGCCGGACTTCGACGGCAACCGGGTGGTGCTCGGCGCGTGGGTCGTCGAGGACGAGGCGGCGGGGCTCGGGATCCGGGAGTCGTCGGGCCTCGTCACCGACGAGTACGCCCGCTTCCTCCCGCACGTGATCCTTTAG
- the pdxR gene encoding MocR-like pyridoxine biosynthesis transcription factor PdxR → MANEWATFGADLHLELRGPRLRAGLMDALREAVRSGRLEAGTRLPSSRSLAADLGMARNTVADAYAELVAEGWLTARQGSGTRVARRAEPRRDEPRRADPRRDGARPAGRLVGSPALALPRPSAPAHNLKAGTPDLASFPRTEWLKAYRRALTAAPNEAFGYGDPRGRIELRTVLAEYLARARGVHARPERIVVCAGFVHGLMLLGQVLRSRGVRDVAIESYGLGLHAGLLTGAGLGTPILPFDERGTRVEELSAQGKSEEPRELRQSSESRESQEPRAPGGLGSVGAVLMTAAHQFPLGGALPPDRRAAVVDWARASGGFVLEDDYDGEFRYDRQPVGALQGLDPERVVYFGTASKSLAPGLRLAWMVLPESLVGEVVAAKGAVDWVCGGPDQLAFAEFLGSGAYDRHVRAMRLRYRRRRDQLVAAVAAHSPDTRVSGIAAGLHAVLALPPGTEQDVLRAAAWNGLAVQGVNQFRRPAVPATLDGLVVGYATPPDSAWQGALQALCRVLP, encoded by the coding sequence ATGGCAAACGAGTGGGCCACTTTCGGGGCCGACCTCCATCTGGAACTCCGGGGTCCGCGCCTGCGGGCCGGTCTCATGGACGCCCTGCGGGAGGCGGTGCGCAGCGGGCGCCTGGAGGCGGGGACCCGGCTGCCGTCCTCCCGGTCGCTCGCCGCCGACCTCGGCATGGCCCGTAACACCGTCGCCGACGCCTACGCCGAACTCGTCGCCGAGGGCTGGCTGACGGCCAGGCAGGGCTCCGGCACCCGGGTCGCCCGGCGCGCCGAGCCGCGCCGCGACGAGCCGCGCCGCGCCGACCCCCGCCGTGACGGCGCGCGCCCGGCGGGACGGCTCGTGGGCTCTCCCGCGCTTGCCCTGCCCCGGCCCTCCGCGCCCGCGCACAACCTCAAGGCCGGCACACCCGACCTGGCGTCCTTCCCGCGCACCGAGTGGCTCAAGGCGTACCGGAGGGCGCTCACCGCCGCCCCGAACGAGGCCTTCGGGTACGGCGATCCGCGCGGCCGGATCGAACTGCGCACCGTCCTCGCCGAGTACCTCGCCCGCGCGCGGGGCGTGCACGCCCGGCCGGAGCGGATCGTCGTCTGCGCGGGCTTCGTGCACGGCCTGATGCTGCTGGGGCAGGTGCTGCGGAGCCGGGGCGTACGGGACGTGGCGATCGAGTCGTACGGGCTCGGCCTCCACGCCGGCCTCCTCACCGGCGCCGGTCTCGGCACCCCGATCCTGCCCTTCGACGAACGCGGCACCCGGGTCGAGGAGTTGTCGGCACAAGGGAAGTCCGAGGAGCCCCGCGAGCTCCGTCAGTCCAGTGAGTCCCGGGAGTCCCAGGAGCCCCGTGCGCCCGGCGGTCTCGGTTCGGTCGGGGCCGTCCTCATGACGGCCGCCCACCAGTTCCCGCTCGGCGGCGCCCTGCCCCCGGACCGGCGCGCGGCGGTCGTCGACTGGGCGCGCGCCTCGGGCGGTTTCGTCCTGGAGGACGACTACGACGGGGAGTTCCGGTACGACCGGCAGCCGGTGGGCGCGCTCCAGGGCCTCGATCCCGAGCGGGTCGTCTACTTCGGCACCGCGAGCAAGTCGCTCGCCCCCGGGCTCCGGCTCGCGTGGATGGTGCTGCCGGAGAGCCTGGTCGGCGAGGTGGTGGCGGCGAAGGGGGCCGTGGACTGGGTGTGCGGCGGGCCGGACCAGCTGGCGTTCGCGGAGTTCCTGGGCTCGGGGGCGTACGACCGGCATGTACGGGCGATGCGGCTGCGCTACCGGCGCCGCCGCGACCAGCTGGTGGCGGCGGTGGCCGCGCACTCGCCCGACACCCGGGTCAGCGGCATCGCGGCCGGCCTCCACGCCGTCCTCGCCCTGCCGCCCGGCACCGAACAGGACGTCCTGCGGGCGGCGGCCTGGAACGGCCTCGCCGTCCAGGGCGTCAACCAGTTCCGCCGCCCGGCGGTGCCGGCGACCCTGGACGGACTGGTCGTCGGCTACGCGACACCACCGGACAGCGCCTGGCAGGGCGCCCTCCAGGCGCTGTGCCGGGTGCTCCCCTGA
- a CDS encoding carboxymuconolactone decarboxylase family protein, whose amino-acid sequence MITHTDIVDTTGTATAAKTEYAHEHAPRLPLAERVPEFYRAMLRLEAAAAKDIDPTLYHLIKIRASQVNHCAFCIDMHTKDALAEGETVERIVQLSAWEESRHFYTERELAALALTESVTVLTDGFVPDKVYARAAAHFDETELARVISAIVVINAWNRIAVTTRMTPGHYTPRGA is encoded by the coding sequence ATGATCACTCACACGGACATCGTCGACACCACCGGGACCGCTACGGCCGCGAAGACCGAGTACGCCCACGAGCACGCCCCCCGCCTCCCCCTCGCCGAGCGCGTCCCCGAGTTCTACCGGGCGATGCTGCGCCTGGAGGCGGCGGCCGCGAAGGACATCGACCCGACCCTGTACCACCTGATCAAGATCCGGGCCTCGCAGGTCAACCACTGCGCCTTCTGCATCGACATGCACACCAAGGACGCACTGGCCGAGGGCGAGACCGTCGAGCGGATCGTGCAGCTCTCCGCCTGGGAGGAGTCCCGGCACTTCTACACCGAGCGGGAACTGGCCGCCCTCGCGCTGACCGAGTCCGTCACCGTCCTCACCGACGGCTTCGTCCCCGACAAGGTGTACGCCCGCGCCGCCGCGCACTTCGACGAGACCGAGCTCGCCCGGGTCATCAGCGCGATCGTCGTCATCAACGCCTGGAACCGGATCGCCGTCACCACCCGGATGACGCCCGGCCACTACACCCCGCGCGGCGCGTGA
- a CDS encoding isocitrate lyase/PEP mutase family protein, whose protein sequence is MTGGATAEALRALHRDRAAGDPLVLPGPWDAVSARAFEATGFPALATPSAGIAAALGYEDGSTPVAEMFAAVARIVRAVSVPVTADLEGGYGLSAAELVERVRESGAVGVNLEDTGPDGGLKDPAAHAEWLAEVRAAAGPGLFVNARVDVYIRRAPEPVHAAIERARRYTEAGADCVYPIAAPPADLPVLRAALGDLPLNTLARPGGPPFADLGRLGATRITFADGLLRQATDDLSARAAKLRDGGAL, encoded by the coding sequence GTGACCGGGGGCGCGACGGCCGAGGCCCTGCGCGCCCTCCACCGGGACCGGGCCGCCGGCGATCCGCTGGTGCTGCCCGGCCCGTGGGACGCGGTGAGCGCCCGCGCCTTCGAGGCGACCGGTTTCCCGGCGCTCGCGACGCCGAGCGCCGGGATCGCCGCCGCCCTCGGGTACGAGGACGGGTCGACACCGGTGGCGGAGATGTTCGCCGCCGTGGCCCGGATCGTCCGCGCCGTCTCCGTACCCGTCACGGCGGACCTGGAGGGCGGCTACGGCCTCTCGGCCGCCGAACTGGTGGAGCGCGTACGGGAGTCGGGGGCCGTCGGGGTGAACCTGGAGGACACCGGCCCGGACGGCGGGCTCAAGGACCCGGCGGCGCACGCCGAGTGGCTGGCGGAGGTACGGGCCGCTGCGGGACCCGGTCTCTTCGTCAACGCGCGCGTGGACGTGTACATCCGCCGGGCGCCCGAACCGGTCCACGCGGCGATCGAGCGCGCCCGGCGCTACACGGAGGCGGGCGCGGACTGCGTCTACCCGATCGCGGCCCCGCCCGCCGACCTCCCCGTCCTCCGCGCCGCCCTGGGCGACCTCCCGCTCAACACCCTGGCCAGGCCGGGCGGCCCGCCCTTCGCCGACCTCGGACGCCTCGGCGCGACCCGGATCACCTTCGCCGACGGGCTGCTCCGACAGGCGACGGACGACCTGTCGGCGCGGGCGGCGAAGCTCAGGGACGGCGGGGCTCTCTGA
- a CDS encoding malate dehydrogenase — protein sequence MTRTPVNVTVTGAAGQIGYALLFRIASGHLLGADVPVKLRLLEIPQGVKAAEGTAMELDDCAFPLLKGIDIFDDPSKGFEGANVALLVGARPRTKGMERGDLLAANGGIFKPQGKAINDHAADDIKVLVVGNPANTNALIAQAAAPDVPAERFTAMTRLDHNRALSQLAAKTGASVEDIKRLTIWGNHSATQYPDIFHAEIAGKNAAEAVNDEAWLADTFIPTVAKRGAAIIEARGASSAASAANAAIDHVHTWVNGTAAGDWTSMGIPSDGSYGVPEGLISSFPVTCVDGTYEIVQGLEINDFSRSRIDASVAELAEERDAVRELGLI from the coding sequence ATGACCCGCACTCCCGTGAATGTCACCGTCACCGGCGCGGCCGGCCAGATCGGCTACGCGCTGCTCTTCCGCATCGCCTCGGGCCACCTGCTCGGCGCGGACGTGCCGGTCAAGCTGCGCCTCCTCGAGATCCCGCAGGGCGTGAAGGCCGCCGAGGGCACCGCCATGGAGCTCGACGACTGCGCGTTCCCGCTGCTCAAGGGCATCGACATCTTCGACGACCCGAGCAAGGGCTTCGAGGGCGCCAACGTCGCGCTGCTCGTCGGCGCCCGCCCGCGTACCAAGGGCATGGAGCGCGGCGACCTGCTCGCCGCCAACGGCGGCATCTTCAAGCCGCAGGGCAAGGCCATCAACGACCACGCCGCGGACGACATCAAGGTCCTCGTCGTCGGCAACCCGGCCAACACCAACGCCCTGATCGCCCAGGCCGCCGCCCCGGACGTGCCGGCCGAGCGCTTCACCGCGATGACCCGCCTGGACCACAACCGCGCGCTCTCGCAGCTCGCCGCCAAGACCGGCGCCTCGGTCGAGGACATCAAGCGCCTCACCATCTGGGGCAACCACTCGGCGACCCAGTACCCGGACATCTTCCACGCGGAGATCGCCGGCAAGAACGCCGCCGAGGCCGTCAACGACGAGGCGTGGCTGGCCGACACCTTCATCCCGACCGTCGCCAAGCGCGGCGCCGCGATCATCGAGGCCCGTGGCGCGTCCTCCGCCGCCTCGGCCGCGAACGCCGCCATCGACCACGTCCACACGTGGGTCAACGGCACCGCCGCGGGCGACTGGACCTCCATGGGCATCCCGTCGGACGGCTCGTACGGCGTCCCGGAGGGTCTCATCTCCTCCTTCCCCGTCACCTGCGTCGACGGCACGTACGAGATCGTCCAGGGCCTGGAGATCAACGACTTCTCCCGCAGCCGCATCGACGCCTCGGTGGCGGAGCTCGCCGAGGAGCGCGACGCGGTCCGCGAGCTCGGCCTCATCTGA
- a CDS encoding helix-turn-helix domain-containing protein: MAGWKALPEELDPDVRAFTERLRRLIDRSGLGVTAVAERTGHERSAWDTYLNGRQPAPRSAVVALAEVTGSDPAGLATDWERAERAWARSAALVEGWGGGRGEPGTEPGPEPEDGDGRGRGIGAAGDVGAAGAAGDAVGARGDSTMQIRRVDPPRPTVPSAPAAAAVPPPRNPGSDSASAAPPARTPDSPRRKALLYAAGVLGALLVVTAALLLVDLGGSDGEDDRVAAPPATTTAPPATQRTSLPPGVNCAGADCTGQDPEAMGCGGALATTVALARVGAAQVEVRYSETCGAAWARLTQGSPGDTVTIRVGDDARRATVAPGTDTAAVETDAYTPMVAVGSGTAARACGLLADGSEGCTANP; the protein is encoded by the coding sequence ATGGCCGGCTGGAAGGCGCTGCCGGAGGAACTCGACCCGGACGTCCGCGCGTTCACGGAACGACTCCGCCGGCTGATCGACCGCAGCGGCCTCGGCGTCACGGCCGTCGCCGAGCGCACCGGACACGAACGGTCCGCGTGGGACACCTATCTGAACGGCCGTCAGCCCGCGCCCCGGAGCGCCGTCGTGGCACTCGCCGAGGTGACCGGAAGTGATCCGGCGGGCCTCGCGACCGACTGGGAGCGCGCGGAGCGCGCCTGGGCCCGCTCCGCCGCCCTCGTCGAGGGCTGGGGAGGCGGGCGCGGTGAGCCCGGTACGGAGCCCGGTCCTGAGCCCGAGGACGGCGACGGTCGCGGTCGCGGCATCGGTGCCGCCGGTGACGTGGGTGCTGCCGGTGCCGCGGGTGACGCCGTCGGCGCCCGTGGTGACAGCACCATGCAGATCCGCCGCGTCGACCCGCCCCGCCCGACAGTGCCTTCGGCCCCTGCCGCCGCCGCAGTGCCCCCGCCCCGCAACCCGGGCTCCGACTCGGCTTCCGCCGCACCTCCCGCGCGTACCCCCGACTCGCCTCGCCGCAAGGCCCTGCTCTACGCCGCCGGCGTCCTCGGCGCCCTGCTCGTCGTCACCGCCGCCCTGCTCCTCGTCGACCTCGGCGGTTCCGACGGCGAGGACGACCGGGTGGCCGCCCCGCCCGCGACCACCACCGCCCCGCCCGCCACACAGCGCACCAGCCTCCCGCCAGGGGTGAACTGCGCGGGAGCGGACTGCACGGGCCAGGACCCCGAGGCCATGGGATGCGGTGGCGCCCTCGCCACCACCGTCGCCCTCGCCCGCGTGGGCGCCGCGCAGGTCGAGGTCCGCTACAGCGAGACCTGCGGCGCCGCCTGGGCCCGGCTCACCCAGGGCTCCCCCGGGGACACCGTGACCATCCGCGTGGGGGACGACGCCCGGCGCGCGACCGTCGCCCCGGGCACCGACACGGCGGCGGTGGAGACCGACGCGTACACGCCGATGGTCGCGGTCGGCTCCGGCACGGCCGCGCGGGCCTGCGGCCTGCTCGCGGACGGGAGCGAAGGCTGCACCGCGAACCCGTAG
- a CDS encoding DUF3017 domain-containing protein: MTSGTPGTAGNPGGPSDGAAKDGRRDPDAMDAADAQDAADAQDAADATDAASAPAGPGWKRPAPTLTTDTARPEGGGRAAPGDASAPARQWPLLTVLGLAGIGLLVVGTDAFEQAFRIGTMLVGAALLVGAVMRRVLPSVGMLAVRSRFTDMITYGVMGGLIVLLALMVQPGPWLRIPFLEDVLHLTVT; the protein is encoded by the coding sequence GTGACCTCCGGGACCCCGGGGACGGCCGGGAACCCGGGCGGGCCGTCCGACGGCGCCGCGAAGGACGGCCGACGGGACCCGGACGCCATGGACGCCGCCGACGCGCAGGACGCCGCCGACGCGCAGGACGCCGCCGACGCGACGGATGCGGCTTCGGCCCCGGCCGGCCCCGGCTGGAAGCGGCCGGCGCCCACCCTCACCACCGACACCGCGCGGCCCGAGGGCGGCGGCCGGGCGGCCCCCGGCGACGCGTCGGCACCCGCCCGTCAGTGGCCGCTGCTCACCGTGCTCGGTCTCGCCGGGATCGGGCTGCTCGTGGTGGGTACGGACGCCTTCGAGCAGGCCTTCCGGATCGGCACGATGCTGGTCGGGGCGGCGCTCCTCGTGGGGGCCGTGATGCGCCGGGTGCTGCCCTCGGTGGGCATGCTCGCCGTCCGGTCCCGCTTCACGGACATGATCACGTACGGGGTGATGGGTGGCCTGATCGTGCTGCTCGCGCTCATGGTGCAGCCGGGCCCCTGGCTGAGGATCCCGTTCCTGGAGGACGTCCTCCATCTGACGGTCACCTGA
- a CDS encoding bifunctional methylenetetrahydrofolate dehydrogenase/methenyltetrahydrofolate cyclohydrolase, which yields MSAQILDGKATAAAIKSDLTVRVAALKEQGVTPGLGTVLVGDDPASQKYVAGKHRDCAQVGIASIQRHLPATATQEEIEAVVRELNEDPTCTGYIVQLPLPKGIDENRILELMDPAKDADGLHPTNLGRLVLNEPAPLPCTPNGVITLLRAHGVEINGAEVVVVGRGVTIGRPMPLILTRRSENATVTQCHTGTRDLSAHLRNADIIVAAAGVPHLIKPEDVKPGAAVLDVGVSRNGEGKILGDVDPGVAEVAGWISPNPGGVGPMTRAQLLVNVVEAAERAAAAL from the coding sequence ATGAGCGCCCAGATTCTCGATGGCAAGGCCACCGCAGCCGCGATCAAGTCCGATCTGACCGTCCGTGTGGCGGCCCTCAAGGAGCAGGGCGTCACGCCCGGCCTGGGCACCGTCCTCGTCGGCGACGACCCGGCCAGCCAGAAGTACGTGGCGGGCAAGCACCGCGACTGCGCCCAGGTCGGCATCGCCTCCATCCAGCGCCACCTTCCGGCCACCGCGACGCAGGAGGAGATCGAGGCGGTCGTACGGGAGCTCAACGAGGACCCGACCTGCACCGGTTACATCGTCCAGCTCCCGCTGCCGAAGGGCATCGACGAGAACCGGATCCTGGAGCTGATGGACCCGGCCAAGGACGCGGACGGCCTGCACCCGACCAACCTCGGCCGACTGGTGCTGAACGAGCCCGCCCCGCTGCCCTGCACGCCGAACGGCGTCATCACGCTGCTCCGCGCGCACGGCGTGGAGATCAACGGCGCGGAGGTCGTGGTCGTCGGCCGCGGTGTCACCATCGGCCGTCCGATGCCGCTCATCCTCACCCGCCGCTCCGAGAACGCGACCGTGACCCAGTGCCACACCGGCACCCGGGACCTCTCCGCGCACCTGCGCAACGCCGACATCATCGTGGCGGCGGCCGGTGTGCCGCATCTGATCAAGCCGGAGGACGTGAAGCCGGGCGCGGCCGTCCTCGACGTCGGCGTCTCGCGCAACGGTGAGGGCAAGATCCTCGGCGACGTGGACCCCGGCGTCGCCGAGGTGGCCGGCTGGATCTCCCCGAACCCCGGCGGTGTCGGCCCGATGACCCGCGCCCAGCTCCTCGTCAACGTCGTCGAGGCCGCCGAGCGCGCGGCCGCGGCGCTCTGA